The genomic segment GATGTCGGTGCAGCCATTGAAGGTGGCAGCCTGCTCCACCACCAGGGCGTCGAACCAACCACAGCGACGGGGGCGTCCGGTGGTGGCGCCGAACTCGCCACCCTCGGTGCGCAGCCGCTCACCGTCGGCGTCGAAGAGCTCGGTCGGGAACGGTCCCTCCCCCACGCGCGTGGTGTAGGCCTTGGCGATGCCGACGATCCGGTCGATCCGGGTGGGGCCGACGCCGGTACCGGTGCAGGCGCCACCCGCAGTGGGGTTGGAGCTGGTGACATAGGGGTAGGTGCCGTGGTCCACGTCGAGGTGGTGCGCCTGGGCGCCCTCGAAGAGGACCACCTTGCCCTCGTCGAGCGCGTCGTTGAGCACGCGGGCGGAATCCACCACGTGCGGGCGGATGCGTTCGCGGTGCACGAGCAGCTGTTCGACCACCTCGTCGGCGCGGATCTCCGGACGGTTGTACATCTTGACCAGCTGGCTGTTCTTGCTGACCAGGGCGGCTTCAACCTTGTCCCCCAGGGTCTGCTCGTCGAACAGGTCCTGGACGCGGATGCCCATCCGGTTGATCTTGTCCGAGTAGGCGGGGCCGATGCCGCGGCCGGTGGTGCCGATCTTGCGCTTGCCGGCGAAGCGCTCGGTCACCTTGTCCATGGTCTGGTGGTAGCTG from the Luteococcus japonicus genome contains:
- a CDS encoding adenylosuccinate synthase, with amino-acid sequence MPGIVVIGTQWGDEGKGKAVDQLGERVDFCARYSGGNNAGHTVVVNGQKTVLHLLPSGILNENTTCVLGNGVVIDLDVLYTELDELAERGTEVNHPKVSATAHVLTSYHQTMDKVTERFAGKRKIGTTGRGIGPAYSDKINRMGIRVQDLFDEQTLGDKVEAALVSKNSQLVKMYNRPEIRADEVVEQLLVHRERIRPHVVDSARVLNDALDEGKVVLFEGAQAHHLDVDHGTYPYVTSSNPTAGGACTGTGVGPTRIDRIVGIAKAYTTRVGEGPFPTELFDADGERLRTEGGEFGATTGRPRRCGWFDALVVEQAATFNGCTDIFLTKLDILSGWDRIPVCVAYEADGERLEHFPVDVNQLAKATPVFEYLDGWHEDISGARHFEDLPANCQAYVKRLQELIGCRISGIGVGPGREQTVTINDLL